The following are from one region of the Macaca thibetana thibetana isolate TM-01 chromosome 2, ASM2454274v1, whole genome shotgun sequence genome:
- the CPOX gene encoding oxygen-dependent coproporphyrinogen-III oxidase, mitochondrial, which yields MALQLGRLSVGPCWRVARGGCRGLRAWSQCGGGGLRAWSQHSAARRICRPPGPAGTEQSRGLGHGPTARGGPWLGTGLAAALAGLVGLAAAALGHVQRAEMVPKSSGTRAPSLGRPEEEDELARRCSSFMAPPVTDLGELRRRPGDMKTKMELLILETQAQVCQALAQVDGGASFSVDRWERKEGGGGISCVLQDGCVFEKAGVSISVVHGNLSEEAAKQMRSRGKVLKTKDGKLPFCAMGVSSVIHPKNPHAPTIHFNYRYFEVEEADGNKQWWFGGGCDLTPTYLNQEDAVHFHRTLKEACDQHGPELYPKFKKWCDDYFFIAHRGERRGIGGIFFDDLDSPSKEEVFRFVQSCAKAVVPSYIPLVKKHCDDSFTPQEKLWQQLRRGRYVEFNLLYDRGTKFGLFTPGSRIESILMSLPLTARWEYMHSPSENSKEAEILEVLRHPRDWVC from the exons ATGGCCTTGCAGCTGGGCAGGCTGAGCGTCGGCCCCTGCTGGCGCGTGGCGCGGGGCGGCTGCAGAGGGCTCCGCGCCTGGTCCCAGTGCGGCGGCGGAGGGCTCCGAGCCTGGTCCCAGCACAGCGCAGCCAGACGCATCTGCCGGCCCCCTGGCCCGGCTGGCACGGAGCAGAGCCGCGGGCTGGGGCACGGCCCGACGGCGAGAGGCGGCCCCTGGCTGGGGACAGGGCTGGCCGCGGCGCTGGCGGGGTTGGTGGGGCTGGCCGCCGCTGCCCTCGGGCATGTGCAGCGGGCGGAGATGGTGCCTAAGAGCTCGGGGACGCGGGCCCCTTCGCTGGGGAGGCCGGAGGAGGAGGATGAGCTGGCCCGCCGCTGCAGCAGCTTCATGGCCCCGCCTGTGACCGACCTGGGCGAGCTGCGAAGGAGGCCGGGCGACATGAAGACCAAGATGGAGCTGTTGATCCTGGAGACCCAGGCCCAGGTGTGTCAGGCTCTGGCACAGGTAGACGGGGGCGCCAGCTTTTCTGTGGACCggtgggagaggaaggaag GAGGTGGTGGCATCAGCTGTGTACTTCAAGATGGGTGTGTTTTCGAAAAGGCTGGGGTGAGCATTTCTGTTGTTCATGGAAATCTTTCAGAGGAAGCTGCAAAACAAATGAGAAGCAGAGGAAAAGTTCTGAAGACTAAAGATG GTAAATTGCCATTTTGCGCTATGGGCGTGAGCTCTGTTATCCACCCCAAGAATCCTCATGCTCCTACTATCCATTTCAACTACAGATACTTTGAAGTAGAAGAAGCTGATG GCAACAAGCAGTGGTGGTTTGGTGGTGGATGTGACCTCACTCCAACATACTTGAACCAAGAAGACGCTGTCCATTTCCACAGAACTCTAAAGGAGGCTTGTGACCAGCATGGTCCAGAGCTCTaccccaaatttaaaaaatg GTGTGATGATTACTTCTTTATAGCCCATCGTGGAGAGCGGCGCGGCATTGGTGGTATCTTTTTTGATGATCTTGACTCTCCGTCCAAGGAGGAGGTGTTTCGCTTTGTACAGAGCTGTGCCAAGGCTGTAGTTCCTTCTTATATTCCCCTTGTGAAAAAGCACTGTGATGACTCATTCACGCCCCAGGAGAAGCTATGGCAGCAGCTCAGAAGAGGACG GTATGTAGAATTTAATCTGCTGTATGATCGGGGCACAAAGTTTGGCCTCTTCACTCCAGGATCCAGAATTGAAAGTATCTTGATGTCTTTACCTCTAACTGCCCG ATGGGAGTACATGCATTCACCCTCAGAGAATTCCAAAGAAGCTGAAATTCTGGAAGTTCTGCGCCATCCAAGGGACTGGGTGTGTTGA